A DNA window from Camelina sativa cultivar DH55 chromosome 17, Cs, whole genome shotgun sequence contains the following coding sequences:
- the LOC104757146 gene encoding serine carboxypeptidase-like 45, with product MHRAAASGKTKTKVIFILLKPNKPPRRSDIMSPPPLQLLTVSFALILFLSSSSVPSHSSDRVTSLPGQPQVGFQQYSGYVTVDDKKQRALFYYFAEAETDPTSKPLVLWLNGGPGCSSLGVGAFSENGPFRPKGPILVKNHHSWNQEANMLYLETPVGVGFSYSTQSSSYEGVNDKITARDNLVFLQRWFLKFPHYLNRSLYITGESYAGHYVPQLAQLMIQYNKKHHLFNLRGIAIGNPVLEFATDFNSRAEYFWSHGLISDSTYKMFTSYCNYSRYVSEYYRGSMSSICSKVMSQVSTETSRFVDKYDVTLDVCIPSVLSQSKVVSPNQVGESVDVCVEDETVNYLNRRDVQEALHARLIGVREWTVCSNVLDYQLLDVEKPTINIVGSLVRAGVPVLVYSGDQDSVIPLTGSRTLVSRLAKQLGLRTSVPYRVWFAGQQVGGWTQVYGNVLSFATVRGASHEVPFSQPERSLVLFKAFLGGHPLPEEF from the exons ATGCACAGAGCAGCAGCAAGTGGGAAAACAAAGACCAAAGTCATCTTCatacttctcaaaccaaacaaaccaccAAGAAGAAGTGACATCatgtctcctcctcctctccaaTTGCTAACAGTCTCCTTTGCCCTAATCCTCTTTCTGAGCTCTTCAAGTGTTCCGTCCCACTCCTCCGATCGAGTCACCAGTTTACCCGGTCAACCCCAAGTCGGATTCCAGCAATACTCCGGTTATGTCACTGTAGACGACAAGAAACAGAGAGCTCTGTTTTACTACTTCGCCGAGGCTGAAACTGATCCAACCTCTAAGCCTCTCGTCCTCTGGCTCAATGGAG GACCAGGATGTTCATCTTTGGGTGTTGGTGCATTCTCAGAGAACGGACCTTTTAGACCTAAAGGACCAATCTTGGTCAAGAATCACCATAGCTGGAACCAAG AGGCTAATATGTTGTATCTAGAGACACCTGTTGGAGTTGGATTCTCTTATTCAACTCAGAGCTCCTCTTATGAGGGTGTCAATGATAAGATCACTG CTAGAGACAACCTTGTGTTCTTGCAAAGATGGTTCCTCAAATTCCCTCATTATCTCAATCGAAGTCTCTACATCACTGGTGAAAGCTATGCTG GCCATTATGTTCCCCAGTTAGCTCAGCTTATGATTCAGTACAACAAGAAGCACCATTTGTTCAATCTCAGAGGAATTGCT ATTGGCAATCCGGTTCTGGAGTTTGCAACTGACTTCAACTCGCGGGCTGAGTACTTCTGGTCTCATGGCTTGATATCAGATTCGACTTACAAAATGTTTACTTCTTATTGTAACTACTCGCGCTATGTGAGTGAGTACTATAGAGGGTCAATGTCTAGTATATGCTCTAAAGTGATGAGTCAAGTTAGCACTGAGACAAGTCGATTTGTCGATAAATATGATGTTACTCTTGATGTCTGCATTCCCTCTGTGCTATCTCAATCCAAAGTAGTAAGCCCTAAC CAAGTGGGAGAGTCTGTGGATGTCTGTGTTGAAGATGAGACCGTGAACTATCTAAACCGAAGAGATGTCCAAGAAGCTCTTCATGCTCGGCTCATTGGAGTACGTGAATGGACAGTTTGTAGCAA TGTGCTTGATTACCAATTGCTTGATGTGGAAAAACCAACGATTAATATCGTAGGGAGCCTTGTTAGAGCTGGAGTTCCAGTTCTTGTCTACAG TGGAGATCAAGATTCTGTAATCCCTTTGACCGGAAGTAGAACCTTAGTGAGCAGATTGGCCAAACAATTGGGGCTGAGAACAAGTGTGCCTTATCGAGTCTGGTTTGCAGGACAACAG GTTGGCGGGTGGACTCAAGTCTATGGGAATGTCTTGTCATTTGCAACGGTGCGAGGAGCTTCACACGAGGTCCCATTCTCACAGCCTGAGAGATCACTCGTGCTTTTCAAGGCGTTCCTGGGCGGTCATCCTCTTCCTGAAGAATTCTGA